The genomic interval GGATATAATTCTGCAACAGCTGTGCCGGATGTGGTTATTACAATTGTTGGTGAATTAGAAGACTTGGCAAGCCCCAATGCAAAGAAACCGGATGAACGTTCATCAACGATCGGGAAAATCCGGAAAAATTTATTGTGAGAAAAAGCTAGTGTGAGAGGCGTACTTCTTGAACCTGGCGAAATACAGACATTCTTTATGCCGCATTCGGCAATGTAATTTGCAAAGATTTCGCACCAGAGAGTATTACGATTAATTTTTTGTTTCATTCCGAAAGAGGGATAATATCGATTTTAGTTTAAGTTCTGTTTCATAAAATTCTTTTTCAGCATTTGAACCCTCAACTATACCGCATCCTGCATATAAAATCAATTTGTTGTTTGTAATTAGTGCAGATCTAATTGCAACAGCTACAGTTCCTGCGCTGTTCTTATTGTACCATCCCAGAGCACCGGCAAATAAACCCCGGTCGAAATCCTCCAGTTTTTGAATCGCGGTAATAACTTCTTCTTTGGGCACCCCGCATACGGCAGGAGTAGGATGAAGACTTTTTAAAACCGGTGCGAATGTAATTCCGGAATTAAGTTTTGCCGTAATCCGTGTCCATAAATGTTGAATATATTTCAGTTTTTTAATACCGGTTGAGCTAATAATAAGCTCCGAAGCAATTCCTTCTAAACCGCCGGCAATAAAATCGATAACGCTTTGATGTTCGGCAAGTTCCTTTTGGTCGTGCGATAGAATTGATTCGTTCAGTCTGTCCTTCTCTTCGTCGCTGCCGCGTTCTATCGTACCTGCCAGGGCTTCTGTTCGAAGAATATTCCCATCTATTTCGAATAATTTTTCAGGAGTTGCTCCAAAAAAGAAAGATGATTTGCTTCTAAAAATAAATATATATCCGGTTGAATAGTTCTCCAGCAATTCCGAAATAATCATTCTGAAGTCGGGCAATCCTTCTATTCTGAATTCTATCCGACGGGCAAGCACAACTTTTTGAATTGAGCCGTTTCT from Melioribacteraceae bacterium carries:
- a CDS encoding isochorismate synthase, with translation MLKKIQKISDFVNNLNSIKDNPGYLNPGKFICPIDRDLFEKSFDLLYSKEFFFYWNDPSRKERFWGIDQLYSLQTEEELNSLNFISNPENSPAERIPDILISAKFPGEEKTNEWNEFDSSIRFIPKFLFFNSDDNYYFVAFYIRGISLPIDQYMYEVGSLLDSLTTKNKIRGDVFNLTLIKDTSKENWERIIYAALDKIRNGSIQKVVLARRIEFRIEGLPDFRMIISELLENYSTGYIFIFRSKSSFFFGATPEKLFEIDGNILRTEALAGTIERGSDEEKDRLNESILSHDQKELAEHQSVIDFIAGGLEGIASELIISSTGIKKLKYIQHLWTRITAKLNSGITFAPVLKSLHPTPAVCGVPKEEVITAIQKLEDFDRGLFAGALGWYNKNSAGTVAVAIRSALITNNKLILYAGCGIVEGSNAEKEFYETELKLKSILSLFRNETKN